Within Thermus sp. CCB_US3_UF1, the genomic segment AACGGGGCCATTATACGCCCAAGCCCTTTTGGCCATAATGGGCTCATGTCCCTCCTCTTCTCCCCCCTAACCCTCCGTGGGCTTCGCCTCAAGAACCGCCTGGCCATGTCCCCCATGTGCCAGTACTCGGCCACGGCGGAAGGGCAGGTGACCGACTGGCACCTCCTCCACTACCCCACCCGGGCCCTGGGCGGGGTGGGCCTGGTCCTGGTGGAGGCCACGGCGGTCCTCCCCGAGGGCCGGATCAGTCCCCTGGACCTAGGCATCTGGTCCGAGGACCACCTTCCGGGCCTAAAGGAACTGGCCCGGCGCATCCGGGAGGCGGGGGCGGTGCCCGGCATCCAGCTGGCCCACGCCGGGCGTAAGGCGGGCACCACCCCCCCTTGGGAAGGGGGAAAGCCCTTGGGCTGGCGGGTGGTGGGGCCGAGCCCCCTGCCCTTCGCCGAGGGCTACCCGGTGCCGGAGGCCCTGGACGAGGCGGGGATGGAGCGGGTCCTCGAGGCCTTCGTGCAGGGGGCCAGACGGGCCCTCAGGGCCGGTTTCCAAGTGGTGGAGCTCCACATGGCCCACGGCTACCTCCTCTCCTCCTTCCTTTCCCCCCTCAGCAACGGGCGGACGGATGCCTACGGGGGCAGCCTGGAAAACCGCATGCGCTTTCCCCTACGGGTGGCCCAGGCGGTGCGGGAGGCCCTCCCTCCCGAGCTTCCCCTCCTGGTGCGGGTTTCCGCCACCGACTGGGCCGAGGGGGGCTGGGGCCTCCCCGATACCCTGGCCTTCGCCGAGCGGCTCAAGGCCCTGGGGGTGGACCTTCTGGACTGCTCCTCGGGGGGGGTGGTGCCTGGGGTACGGGTGCCGGCGGCCCCCGGGTTCCAGGTGCCCTTCGCCGATGCGGTGCGGAAGCGGGTGGGCCTGGCCACGGGGGCGGTGGGGCTCATCACCGAAGCCTTCCAGGCGGAAACCCTCCTCCAGGCGGGGAGTGCGGATCTGGTCCTCCTGGGCCGGGTCCTCCTCCGCGACCCCTACTTCCCCTTGCGGGCGGCCAAGGCCCTGGGGGTGCCGGCGGAGGTACCTCCCCAGTACCAGCGCGGGTTCTAGGCCGGGCTAGACTAGGGGCGGTGCGGGCTTTTCCCCCAGAGAGGGAGGAGGACTTCGCCCCCCTGTTGCCGGAGGAGGTGGTGCGCCGGGGCCTGGCCTACTTCCAAGAGGGCCGGGTGCGGCGGGTTTTTCGCCTGGGGGAAAGGCTTTGGGGGGAGGTGCAGGGCTCGGGGCCGGAGGCCTACCGGGTGGAGGTGGGCCCGGGGCTGGTGGGGCGGTGCACCTGCCCCCATCCCCGTTTTCCCTGCAAGCACGCGGTGGCCCTCCTCTACGCCCACCTGGAGCGCAAGGCCCAGGACCTCGCCCCCTTGCTGGCGGCCCTGGCCCCGGAGGAGGCCAAGGCCCTTTTGCTCCGGCTCGCCCACCTGCCCCAGGTGGCCTTCCTCCTGGCCGAGGCCCTGGCCCCGGAACGG encodes:
- a CDS encoding NADH:flavin oxidoreductase/NADH oxidase; translation: MSLLFSPLTLRGLRLKNRLAMSPMCQYSATAEGQVTDWHLLHYPTRALGGVGLVLVEATAVLPEGRISPLDLGIWSEDHLPGLKELARRIREAGAVPGIQLAHAGRKAGTTPPWEGGKPLGWRVVGPSPLPFAEGYPVPEALDEAGMERVLEAFVQGARRALRAGFQVVELHMAHGYLLSSFLSPLSNGRTDAYGGSLENRMRFPLRVAQAVREALPPELPLLVRVSATDWAEGGWGLPDTLAFAERLKALGVDLLDCSSGGVVPGVRVPAAPGFQVPFADAVRKRVGLATGAVGLITEAFQAETLLQAGSADLVLLGRVLLRDPYFPLRAAKALGVPAEVPPQYQRGF